Genomic segment of Coffea arabica cultivar ET-39 chromosome 1e, Coffea Arabica ET-39 HiFi, whole genome shotgun sequence:
TGTGGCGGTGGTGAAACCGGAAACTCCCTCTTCTCAACTGTCTTGATACTCTCCTCCTACTAGACTGCTGCTACTTCTGATTCGCATGGCTTCACCTGCAGTTCCACCAACTTCATTACCAACTCTATTAAAGGATCGCCATACCCAGAGTCATCGAACTCAGGGCTACTCAGCTTCAGTGACAAAACATGGAAAGGGTTTAAACCGCGGGCATCTCCGTATTTATGCTGTAGCAGCAGCAGCCGCAGCACAGGGTCCAAACCAGCGACGAAGGGCACCGCCTGGAGTTGACACAAGAATCCACTGGGAGAACGAGGATGAGGGATGGATAGGAGGTCCTAAATCACAGCCAACACAAGAGCAGCTCAAAACCGACCAGAATCTCTTAGGTCAAAACTTCTCCGACCTTCTAAACAGTTCATCGGATTCTCATTATCAGTAAGTCTTCCTTCCCCCCTCCTTTTCCTGCTGTGATATTATGTCaccttttcttagttttttcttGCCGCCCCGATTGCTTCCCTGGTTTCCGTGGCTGCCCTTTCTCCCTCTTGGGTCATGCACCTCAAAGTTCCTTGTTCAAAGAATCTTGTGAGGAGCAGCCAGTCAATCATTACAGAATACTATAATTAAATCCACTATGTGAAAAGTGTGCGCCAAAAAATCTCCCTGTACTGCTATTAAGTGAATTACAAGCTTACACACCTTTTTCCTGTATTCCTTTTCCCCTGGGTGAGGGtgggttttttttcttttttggggttACGAACTATAGGTGCCAAGCTAAATTTCCTGCTACTTTCTACCAGGTTCTTAGGAGTATCTGCAGAAGCAGACATGGAGGAAATTAAAGTTGCTTACAGGAGATTATCAAAGGAATATCATCCAGACACGACATCACTTCCTCTTAAAGCAGCATCAGACCAATTCATGAAATTAAGGGAAGTGTATGACATCTTAAGCAACGAGGAAAAGCGCAAGTTTTATGATTGGACACTTGCCCAGGAGGCAGCTAGTCGTGAAGCGGACAAAATGAGAAAGAAGCTAGCAGACCCATATATGCAAGACGTAGATAATTGGGAATCCATTCCAGACATGGTAGATCGTCTTGGAGGCAGAAACATG
This window contains:
- the LOC113717551 gene encoding NAD(P)H-quinone oxidoreductase subunit T, chloroplastic-like; this encodes MASPAVPPTSLPTLLKDRHTQSHRTQGYSASVTKHGKGLNRGHLRIYAVAAAAAAQGPNQRRRAPPGVDTRIHWENEDEGWIGGPKSQPTQEQLKTDQNLLGQNFSDLLNSSSDSHYQFLGVSAEADMEEIKVAYRRLSKEYHPDTTSLPLKAASDQFMKLREVYDILSNEEKRKFYDWTLAQEAASREADKMRKKLADPYMQDVDNWESIPDMVDRLGGRNMELSDQAKSALTFDVLIILFSICCIVYALFFKEY